One window of Pirellulales bacterium genomic DNA carries:
- a CDS encoding trypsin-like peptidase domain-containing protein: MPDRFTPASSRRVVRSLLTASLLLLFVSLAGAAQAVGLRDTVAQAEPKIAKIYGAGGFQGLEAYQSGLLISAEGHILTVWSYVLDTDEISVTLFDGRRFKAQLLGADPRLELAVLKIDATGLSYFELAAAVSAEPGTRVLAFSNLFGIATGDEQASVLHGIVASKTRLEARRGVFETPYKGPVYVVDAMTNNPGAAGGALTDFDGRLLGMLGKELRNTLSNTWLNYAIPVDQMTTTIDQIRAGNFVRKPTDEPSQKPEKALTLELLGLVLVPDVLERTPPFVDAVRPGSPAANADLRPDDLLLFVNDRLVQSCKALANELSFVDRIDTLKVTVIRGQDLIEVKLSAPVEP, translated from the coding sequence ATGCCCGACCGCTTTACTCCAGCTTCATCTCGGCGAGTCGTCAGGTCGCTTCTGACGGCTTCGCTTCTACTTCTCTTTGTTTCGCTGGCTGGCGCCGCGCAGGCAGTAGGCCTGCGTGACACGGTCGCGCAGGCCGAGCCCAAGATTGCCAAGATCTACGGCGCCGGCGGTTTCCAAGGGCTCGAGGCGTATCAAAGCGGCCTGCTCATTTCGGCCGAAGGGCATATCCTTACCGTTTGGAGCTACGTCCTCGACACCGACGAGATCAGTGTCACTTTGTTCGACGGCCGGCGCTTCAAGGCGCAATTATTGGGTGCCGATCCGCGGCTCGAACTGGCCGTGCTGAAGATCGACGCCACTGGGCTATCGTACTTCGAACTCGCGGCGGCCGTTTCGGCCGAACCTGGCACGCGCGTCCTGGCGTTCAGCAATCTGTTTGGCATTGCAACCGGGGACGAGCAAGCCAGCGTCCTACACGGCATCGTGGCCAGTAAAACACGGCTCGAAGCTCGCCGCGGCGTTTTCGAGACGCCCTACAAGGGACCAGTCTACGTCGTCGACGCGATGACGAATAATCCCGGAGCAGCCGGCGGCGCGCTTACGGACTTCGACGGCCGCCTCTTGGGCATGCTCGGTAAGGAACTGCGCAATACGCTTTCCAATACCTGGCTCAACTATGCTATCCCGGTCGATCAAATGACCACGACCATCGACCAGATTCGCGCCGGGAACTTCGTCCGCAAGCCAACGGACGAGCCTTCGCAGAAGCCGGAAAAGGCTCTCACGCTCGAACTGCTCGGACTGGTGCTGGTGCCGGACGTTCTGGAGCGCACGCCCCCGTTTGTGGACGCCGTCCGGCCGGGGTCGCCCGCCGCGAATGCGGACTTGCGCCCGGATGACCTTCTGCTCTTCGTCAACGATCGCCTGGTTCAATCGTGCAAGGCCCTCGCGAACGAGTTATCGTTCGTCGATCGGATCGACACGCTGAAGGTCACCGTGATCCGCGGGCAGGACTTGATCGAAGTGAAACTCTCCGCACCCGTCGAGCCATAA
- a CDS encoding trypsin-like peptidase domain-containing protein, with the protein MRYACAAMLILAIFATAARAEVDESVLRAEADRMAVIDRAQQAAVAIFAADGQGGGSGVVISPDGYALSNFHVTKGSGDAMKCGMADGRLYDAVIVGIDPVGDVALVKLLGRDDFPHAEMGDSDQVQVGDPAFAVGNPFLLATDFTPSVSYGIISGVHRYQYPAGTLLEYTDCLQTDASINPGNSGGPLFDGQGRLIGINGRGSFEKRGRVNVGVGYAISINQIKNFLGHLKAGRIVDHATLGARIATRPDGTVAVTDILDDSDAFRRGLRYGDEIVRFAGRSIRTVNTFKNVLGIFPKDWRIPLTYRHEGKTYDIAVRLEGLHSPEELVAKVQGRPPAPEMPDKPKQERPKQPKEVPEKDQPDDQPKRGPMHPGQAPPMPDNVKALFEARRGFANYYFNKIERARTWNRCVARGDFHESSGEWTLRGELAAGGEAQFRLSNSIAAITMPGGHLEAHIGDNLASVTDPPGSGGMLAALSLWRRLLVVGPDRFGNLEYLGTVPLVTSQDIVDRRAIMLLGHDRALAGAHASELCDAMSGTYGGVECRFIFDSKTGNLAALEMFRSPDDDPCELYFSDYAEIEGRVFPRQIECRYGDASYLTVKLSAIKLDKGGSE; encoded by the coding sequence ATGAGATATGCCTGCGCGGCGATGCTGATTCTGGCGATATTTGCGACCGCGGCGCGCGCGGAGGTGGACGAGTCGGTACTGCGCGCCGAGGCCGATCGTATGGCGGTCATCGATCGCGCGCAGCAGGCCGCCGTGGCCATCTTCGCGGCCGACGGTCAGGGGGGCGGGTCGGGCGTCGTCATCTCGCCCGACGGTTATGCGCTGTCGAACTTTCACGTCACCAAAGGCTCGGGTGATGCCATGAAGTGTGGCATGGCCGACGGCCGTTTATACGACGCCGTGATCGTCGGTATCGACCCGGTTGGTGACGTGGCCTTGGTCAAGCTGTTGGGACGCGACGATTTCCCTCATGCCGAAATGGGCGATAGCGACCAGGTGCAGGTCGGTGACCCGGCCTTCGCCGTGGGCAATCCTTTCTTGCTCGCCACAGATTTTACGCCGTCGGTTAGCTACGGGATCATCTCGGGTGTGCATCGCTATCAGTATCCGGCGGGCACGCTGCTGGAATACACCGACTGCCTGCAGACGGATGCGTCGATCAATCCCGGCAACTCGGGCGGCCCCCTCTTCGACGGTCAGGGCCGGCTGATCGGCATCAACGGCCGCGGCAGCTTCGAAAAGCGCGGACGCGTTAATGTCGGTGTCGGTTACGCCATTTCGATCAATCAAATCAAGAACTTCCTCGGCCATCTGAAGGCCGGTCGCATCGTCGATCATGCCACGCTCGGCGCACGCATTGCCACGCGTCCTGACGGTACCGTGGCCGTGACCGATATTCTCGACGATTCCGACGCGTTCCGCCGCGGGTTGCGTTACGGCGATGAGATTGTTCGTTTCGCCGGCCGGTCGATTCGCACGGTCAACACCTTCAAGAATGTGCTCGGCATTTTCCCCAAGGACTGGCGCATCCCGCTGACCTATCGTCACGAGGGGAAGACCTACGACATTGCCGTGCGCCTCGAAGGTCTTCACAGCCCCGAAGAACTCGTGGCCAAGGTGCAAGGACGCCCTCCCGCGCCCGAAATGCCGGATAAACCGAAACAGGAGCGCCCCAAGCAGCCGAAGGAAGTCCCCGAAAAGGACCAGCCTGACGATCAACCAAAGCGCGGCCCCATGCACCCCGGACAGGCGCCCCCGATGCCCGACAACGTCAAGGCGTTGTTCGAGGCGCGTCGCGGCTTTGCCAACTACTACTTCAACAAGATCGAGCGTGCCCGGACTTGGAATCGTTGCGTGGCGCGTGGCGATTTTCATGAATCGTCGGGCGAGTGGACGCTGCGTGGTGAGTTGGCCGCGGGGGGCGAGGCGCAATTCCGCCTCTCAAATTCGATTGCCGCGATTACAATGCCTGGCGGTCATCTCGAAGCACATATCGGCGACAACCTGGCCAGCGTGACCGATCCGCCCGGAAGCGGCGGCATGTTGGCCGCGCTAAGTCTGTGGCGCCGGCTGCTGGTCGTCGGCCCCGACCGTTTCGGTAATCTCGAATACCTGGGCACGGTGCCGCTGGTCACCAGCCAGGACATCGTCGATCGCCGCGCTATCATGTTGCTTGGTCACGATCGGGCCTTGGCAGGCGCGCATGCCTCGGAATTGTGTGACGCCATGTCCGGCACGTACGGCGGAGTCGAGTGCCGCTTCATTTTCGACTCGAAAACCGGCAATCTCGCCGCGCTGGAAATGTTCCGCAGTCCCGACGACGATCCATGCGAGCTTTATTTCTCGGACTATGCCGAGATCGAAGGGCGTGTCTTTCCGCGACAAATTGAATGCCGCTACGGCGACGCCTCGTACCTGACCGTGAAACTGTCCGCCATCAAGCTCGACAAGGGAGGAAGCGAATAA
- a CDS encoding NPCBM/NEW2 domain-containing protein, producing MSVLLLVALLTATPDAQVQTVAGDSIHGQVTALTDDTLTVATTDGDRTIPVKELVGITVAAATPASAQGTTAWIKLVDGSRISATAYTVTGRAANVILTGGGELEIPTRQIDSVEFREHAGPAAAQWEEITTKDRSEDLIVVRKDDALDFLSGVLHDISADIVQFELDGEMRRVKRPRVDGLLYRDQNRPRPTPARGLLTDTAGMQWQAASLTLDGDVIRLRTPAGLEVTRPAANLARIDFSQGNLQYLGDLKPESINWTPYFGDANVSPASRVFYQPRIDRSLDGGPLQLDGKEYAKGIAAHSRTELTYRLPDKYRSFHAIVGIDDRVRPGGNVHLQILGDDRLLFEGTLTGKDAPRPVDLDISGVNRLKLVVDFGDDLDVGDALDLCEARILK from the coding sequence ATGAGCGTATTACTACTGGTTGCGCTGCTGACCGCCACGCCAGATGCCCAGGTGCAAACGGTCGCTGGCGATTCGATTCACGGCCAGGTGACCGCGTTGACCGATGACACCCTGACCGTGGCCACGACCGACGGCGATCGAACGATTCCCGTCAAGGAACTGGTCGGTATCACGGTCGCGGCCGCGACTCCCGCCAGCGCACAAGGCACAACGGCCTGGATCAAGCTGGTCGACGGATCGCGAATCTCGGCCACGGCTTATACCGTCACTGGGCGCGCGGCGAACGTCATCCTGACAGGGGGCGGCGAACTCGAGATTCCCACGCGTCAGATCGATTCCGTGGAATTCCGCGAGCATGCCGGCCCGGCGGCCGCGCAATGGGAAGAAATCACGACCAAGGACCGCAGCGAAGATCTGATCGTGGTGCGCAAGGATGACGCGCTCGATTTTCTCAGCGGCGTGCTGCACGATATCTCGGCCGATATTGTGCAATTCGAGCTCGATGGAGAGATGCGCCGCGTCAAGCGACCAAGAGTCGATGGTCTGCTCTACCGCGATCAAAACCGGCCTCGCCCCACTCCAGCTCGTGGCCTCCTGACCGACACGGCCGGCATGCAGTGGCAGGCTGCGTCGTTGACCTTGGACGGCGATGTCATCCGCCTGCGCACCCCGGCCGGGCTCGAGGTCACGCGCCCCGCGGCCAACCTCGCCCGAATCGACTTCTCGCAAGGCAATCTGCAATATCTCGGTGACCTCAAGCCCGAGTCGATCAACTGGACTCCCTACTTCGGCGACGCCAACGTCTCGCCGGCCTCGCGCGTTTTCTATCAGCCGCGCATCGACCGATCGTTAGACGGCGGGCCGCTCCAGCTCGACGGAAAAGAATATGCCAAAGGGATCGCCGCCCACAGCCGTACCGAGTTGACGTACCGGTTGCCCGACAAGTACCGCAGCTTTCACGCGATCGTGGGCATCGACGATCGCGTCCGGCCCGGCGGCAATGTGCATTTGCAAATCCTCGGCGACGATCGCCTGCTGTTCGAGGGAACGCTTACCGGAAAAGACGCGCCACGCCCGGTGGATCTCGACATTTCCGGCGTAAACCGACTGAAACTGGTCGTCGATTTCGGCGATGACCTGGATGTCGGCGATGCCCTGGACCTGTGTGAAGCTAGGATATTGAAATGA
- a CDS encoding vWA domain-containing protein, whose product MPTFLLAVGGVRTAFEWGRAEGAADWLLPLAVFAALVTFTIYMYRRDSVELHRAVAVLLLGLRLAALIGLGLVYMQPQWRNEREMVTNSRALVMVDSSLSMGLHDADSSPVPAEPSRAQQVQAALADSRFLKDLRRTHDVVLLRFDQEVARLATLEKLPPEPSTDESKQPAPIDIKWDEVLAPQGAETRLGQALGQVLAEEHNEPVSGLILFTDGQQNAGIEPASVLSNAREAGIPIFAIGIGSDRQNANVRVSDFVAPARAYPGDKYTATGYLQAQGMAGQTVTVELLASDMPSGGGEARANAGTVVASQQVTLGGDGEVVPVPFEMVPDAVGRKTLALRVVAPRQDSYAGDNQQEVDIEIVDRKTKVLLFAGGPTREYQFLRNQLRRDKDMIVNVLLQTGEEGISQDANEILDEFPSTREELFEYDCIVAFDPDWRVLSSAQIDAVDRWIGEQAGGLIVIAGPIHSDALAQDAALAKIRALYPVEFNRRLSILDDGRYGSKEPWPLEFTRDGKDAEFLWIEDSAAATASAWSEFKGVYGYYGVKGAKPAATVYARFSDPRAREGDQQPVYLAGQFFGAGRVFYLGSGEMWRLRADDEAYFERLYTKLIRFVAQGRLLRGSNHGVLLVERDRYLLGNTVAIRAQLNGAQLEPLVAPQVNLQIYLPDTTQQNVTLLADPSRPGSFAGQFTVRKEGVYRLELPVPEAAQERLTRRIQVKVPDLEREKPQRNDALLNEVATKTGGAYFVGLEAALGNGQDEGPLVKQLRDQSRLTIVLDTPARLWDNWWTLSIVCGLFCTEWLVRRLVKLA is encoded by the coding sequence ATGCCGACTTTTCTTCTGGCTGTCGGAGGGGTGCGAACCGCCTTCGAATGGGGTCGCGCCGAAGGGGCCGCGGATTGGCTGCTGCCACTGGCGGTATTCGCTGCGCTCGTCACGTTCACGATATATATGTATCGACGTGACAGCGTCGAGTTGCATCGCGCTGTCGCCGTGTTGCTGCTAGGCCTACGCCTCGCGGCACTGATAGGTCTGGGGCTGGTCTACATGCAGCCCCAATGGCGCAACGAACGCGAGATGGTGACCAACTCGCGCGCATTGGTCATGGTCGACAGCAGCCTCAGCATGGGTCTGCACGACGCCGACTCATCGCCGGTCCCGGCCGAGCCCAGTCGCGCTCAGCAAGTTCAGGCGGCGCTCGCTGATTCCCGTTTTCTGAAAGACCTGCGGCGCACGCACGATGTTGTGCTGTTGCGGTTCGATCAGGAGGTGGCCCGCCTGGCAACACTCGAAAAGCTGCCACCGGAACCCTCGACGGACGAATCAAAACAACCCGCCCCCATCGATATCAAGTGGGACGAAGTGCTCGCGCCGCAAGGAGCCGAAACGCGCCTTGGGCAGGCCCTGGGGCAGGTTCTCGCCGAAGAGCATAACGAGCCGGTCTCAGGCTTGATTCTCTTTACCGATGGCCAACAGAATGCCGGCATCGAGCCAGCCAGTGTGCTGTCAAACGCCCGCGAGGCGGGTATTCCCATTTTCGCTATCGGCATTGGATCGGATCGTCAAAACGCCAACGTCCGGGTCAGCGACTTCGTAGCCCCGGCGCGTGCCTATCCGGGCGACAAGTACACCGCCACCGGTTATCTGCAGGCACAAGGTATGGCTGGGCAGACCGTAACCGTCGAACTTCTGGCGAGCGACATGCCCAGCGGCGGCGGTGAGGCACGGGCGAACGCGGGGACCGTCGTCGCGTCACAGCAAGTCACGCTCGGCGGCGACGGCGAGGTCGTGCCGGTCCCATTTGAGATGGTTCCTGATGCGGTCGGGCGAAAGACTCTCGCACTACGAGTGGTCGCGCCGCGCCAGGATTCGTACGCCGGAGACAACCAGCAAGAGGTCGATATCGAGATCGTCGACCGTAAAACGAAGGTGTTGCTCTTCGCCGGCGGTCCGACGCGCGAGTATCAGTTCCTGCGCAACCAGTTGCGGCGTGACAAGGACATGATCGTCAACGTCTTGCTGCAAACCGGCGAGGAAGGCATCTCGCAGGACGCCAACGAGATCCTCGACGAATTCCCCTCCACCCGCGAAGAGCTATTCGAATACGATTGCATCGTGGCCTTCGACCCCGATTGGCGCGTCTTGTCTTCGGCGCAAATCGACGCTGTCGATCGATGGATCGGTGAGCAAGCGGGCGGGTTAATCGTTATCGCAGGGCCGATTCACAGCGACGCCCTGGCGCAAGACGCGGCGCTCGCCAAGATTCGCGCCCTGTATCCCGTCGAATTCAACCGTCGCCTGTCGATTTTGGACGACGGTCGCTACGGTTCGAAAGAGCCGTGGCCCCTGGAATTCACACGCGACGGTAAAGACGCCGAATTCCTATGGATCGAAGACTCCGCAGCCGCCACGGCCAGTGCCTGGTCCGAGTTCAAAGGTGTTTATGGCTACTACGGAGTGAAGGGCGCCAAACCTGCCGCCACGGTTTACGCCCGCTTTTCGGATCCTCGCGCCCGCGAGGGAGATCAGCAGCCCGTTTACCTGGCCGGACAGTTCTTCGGCGCCGGTCGGGTCTTTTACCTGGGCAGTGGCGAAATGTGGCGCCTCCGCGCCGACGACGAAGCGTATTTCGAGCGTCTGTACACGAAGCTCATTCGCTTCGTCGCACAGGGACGACTGCTACGCGGATCGAATCACGGTGTGCTGCTCGTGGAGCGCGACCGCTACTTGCTCGGTAATACCGTGGCCATTCGAGCCCAACTCAATGGCGCGCAGCTCGAACCGCTAGTGGCTCCGCAGGTCAACCTGCAGATCTACCTGCCTGATACGACCCAGCAAAATGTCACGCTGCTGGCCGATCCCAGCCGGCCGGGCAGCTTTGCCGGTCAGTTCACCGTCCGCAAAGAGGGCGTCTACCGACTGGAATTGCCCGTCCCCGAAGCAGCTCAGGAGCGCCTCACGCGGCGGATTCAAGTCAAAGTTCCGGATCTGGAGCGCGAGAAGCCGCAGCGTAACGATGCCCTGTTGAACGAGGTCGCCACGAAGACTGGCGGCGCCTATTTTGTCGGACTCGAAGCGGCGCTTGGCAACGGTCAGGACGAAGGGCCGCTGGTCAAGCAATTGCGCGATCAAAGCCGGTTGACGATCGTTTTGGATACGCCGGCCCGGCTGTGGGACAATTGGTGGACGCTGTCGATCGTCTGTGGATTGTTTTGCACCGAGTGGCTGGTGCGGCGACTAGTGAAGTTGGCGTAG